Proteins found in one Panthera tigris isolate Pti1 chromosome B3, P.tigris_Pti1_mat1.1, whole genome shotgun sequence genomic segment:
- the PTGR2 gene encoding prostaglandin reductase 2 isoform X6 yields MIIQRVVLNSRPGKNGNPVAENFRIEEVNLPNNINEGQVQVRTLYLSVDPYMRCRMNEDTGSDYITPWQLSQVVDGGGIGIVEESKHVHFTKGDFVTSFYWPWQTKVILNGSSLEKI; encoded by the exons ATGATTATACAAAGAGTGGTATTGAATTCCCGACCTG gaaaaaatggtAATCCAGTGGCAGAAAATTTCCGAATAGAAGAAGTAAATTTACCAAATAATATCAATGAAGGACAAGTACAAGTGAGaactctttatctttctgtgGATCCTTATATG cgtTGCAGAATGAATGAAGACACTGGCAGTGATTATATAACACCTTGGCAGCTGTCTCAAGTGGTTGATGGTGGAGGTATTGGGATTGTAGAAGAAAGCAAACACGTACATTTTACTAAAGGCGATTTTGTGACTTCTTTCTATTGGCCCTGGCAAACCAAGGTTATTCTGAATGGAAGCAGCCTTGAGAAG ATCTGA